In Scatophagus argus isolate fScaArg1 chromosome 7, fScaArg1.pri, whole genome shotgun sequence, a genomic segment contains:
- the LOC124061609 gene encoding zona pellucida sperm-binding protein 3-like — translation MKLSVRIFFCLFCGATAAPESNWDAESAAGGFVDQNPQQPEVQEPTDLLQEKQSFHKPLSWRFPDPPAEEEPQYPPDFELKVPKAVNSVTVICRENSVRVEAKKDLLGIGKPVRAADMTLGGCPATGEDIEAQVLVFESELHGCGSQLLMSEDSFVYAFTLVYTPSPLGDSQIVRTTDVAVDIQCHYQRKHDVSSGMLKPSWTPFSLREVSEESLHFSFRLMMDDWQVSRPSAQFLLGDMMKFEVSVKQFYHVPLRVTVDSCVATVVPNVDTVPRYAFLGNSGCLFDSQLTGSSSQFLPRSQDDKLQFELEAFRFQQDDSGVIYITCNVRATAAAAAVDATNKACSFTDGWREVSGRHHVCTCCDTQCGTGSQARVTGTDARWEQETAVGPITVKERPLR, via the exons ATGAAACTTTCTGTCAgaatctttttctgtctgttctgtggaGCTACGGCAGCTCCAGAGTCAAACTGGGATGCTGAGTCTGCAGCCGGTGGGTTTGTAGACCAGAACCCACAGCAGCCTGAAGTCCAGGAACCAACAG ATCTTCTCCAGGAGAAGCAGTCTTTCCACAAGCCCTTATCCTGGAGGTTTCCGGATCCACCTGCTGAAGAAGAGCCCCAGTACCCTCCAGACTTTGAGCTGAAGGTTCCCAAAGCGGTCAACAGTGTCACGGTCATCTGCAGGGAGAACTCTGTCCGAGTGGAGGCCAAGAAAGACCTGCTGGGCATCGGTAAACCTGTCCGAGCGGCAGACATGACGCTGGGAGGATGTCCTGCCACAGGGGAAGATATTGAAGCTCAGGTCCTGGTCTTTGAGTCGGAGCTGCATGGATGTGGCAGCCAGCTGCTG atgtctgAAGACTCGTTTGTCTACGCCTTCACGCTGGTCTACACTCCCAGTCCTCTGGGGGACAGTCAAATCGTCCGAACCACAGACGTCGCTGTCGACATCCAGTGTCACTACCAGAG GAAGCACGACGTGAGCAGCGGGATGCTGAAGCCGAGCTGGACTCCGTTTAGCCTCAGGGAGGTTTCAGAGGAAAGCCTCCACTTCTCCTTCAGACTCATGATGG ATGATTGGCAGGTCTCTCGTCCGTCCGCTCAGTTCCTGCTGGGGGACATGATGAAGTTTGAGGTGTCAGTCAAACAGTTTTATCACGTCCCCCTCAGGGTGACGGTGGACAGCTGCGTGGCCACTGTGGTCCCAAACGTTGACACTGTCCCTCGATACGCCTTCCTGGGAAACAGCGG GTGCCTGTTTGACAGTCAGCTGACAGGCTCCAGCTCTCAGTTCCTGCCTCGGTCTCAGGACGACAAGCTGCAGTTTGAGTTGGAGGCGTTCAGGTTCCAGCAGGACGACAGCGGCGTG ATCTACATCACCTGCAATGTGAGggccacagcagctgctgcagctgttgatGCCACCAACAAGGCCTGCTCGTTCACTGATGG GTGGAGGGAGGTCAGCGGCCGGCATCACGTCTGTACCTGCTGCGATACACAGTGTGGGACAGGAAGTCAGGCTCGCGTGACAGGAACAG ATGCTCGGTgggaacaggaaacagctgtggGACCAATCACAGTGAAGGAGCGACCTCTGCGGTGA
- the LOC124061608 gene encoding ceramide kinase-like — MERPGRQLLLSELRVRNTAYDVSLSRSLLTWKRRISSPVYHPFRPSVCHSVSVSEIISVREEEDESSSRQRDDGSWKKIKEREAKDCRQAFTVFYVERCRQHRWRRAEVTFTCPDEALCQRWVSSIREQLAAVADRPKHLLVYINPYGGKRQGKRIYEQKVAPLFALAGISTHVIVTECANYARDHLRTEAELKKFDGVVCVGGDGMFSEIIHGLIWRTQIDGGVDPNCLDETLLPCSLRIGIIPAGSTDCICFATVGTNDPVTSALHIIVGDSQPMDVCSVHHNNTFLRYSVSLLGYGFYGDVLTDSERKRWMGPARYDLSGVKMFLTHHYYEGTVSYLPARGTVGTPRDAARCRSGCVVCQHNGQLLSERAERYEMDEASEGESDGAWRTIRGKFLAINAASMSCACPRSPKGLSPAAHLADGTTDLILVRKCSRFDFLRHLLRHTSKDDQFDLTFVEVHRVRRFRFTPRHCQSDSDLELDLRESGKRQIFSQICRDHPACGCTPAYSSWNCDGEILNHTAIDVRVHCQLIKLFARGIEEPTVFEDLTNPCAI; from the exons ATGGAGAGACCGGGAAGGCAACTGCTGCTGTCCGAGCTCCGCGTCAGAAACACCGCGTACGATGTGAGCCTGAGCCGGTCCCTGCTCACCTGGAAGAGACGGATCTCCAGCCCGGTGTACCATCCGTTTAGACCCA gtgtgtgtcaCAGCGTGTCAGTGTCAGAGATCATCTCcgtcagagaggaagaggatgagagcagcagcagacaaagagaCGATGGCAGCTGGAAAAAGATCAAAGAGAGAGAAGCGAAGGACTGCAGGCAGGCCTTCACAG tgttttacgTGGAGAGGTGTCGGCAGCACCGCTGGCGGCGTGCTGAGGTCACCTTCACGTGTCCAGATGAGGCGCTGTGTCAGCGCTGGGTCAGCAGCATCAGAGAGCAGCTCGCCGCCGTCG CCGACAGACCCAAACACCTGCTGGTCTACATCAACCCGTATGGCGGGAAGCGACAGGGCAAACGCATCTACGAGCAGAAGGTGGCACCGCTGTTCGCCCTGGCAGGCATCTCCACGCACGTCATCG TGACGGAGTGCGCCAATTATGCAAGGGATCACCTGAGGACGGAGGCGGAGCTGAAGAAGTTTGACGG ggtggtgtgtgtcGGGGGCGACGGCATGTTCAGCGAGATCATCCACGGCCTTATCTGGAGGACGCAGATCGATGGTGGCGTGGATCCGAACTGTCTGGATGAAACTCTTCTTCCCTGCTCGCTGCGCATCGGAATCATTCCTGCAG GTTCAACTGACTGCATCTGCTTCGCCACCGTGGGCACCAACGACCCCGTGACCTCTGCGCTGCACATCATTGTGG GAGACTCTCAGCCGATGGACGTGTGCTCGGTTCACCACAACAACACCTTCCTGCGATACTCCGTCTCCCTGCTGGGATACGGTTTCTATGGCGACGTGCTGACtgacagtgagaggaagagatggatggGACCGGCCAGATACGACCTCTCAG GTGTGAAGATGTTCCTGACCCATCATTACTACGAGGGAACAGTGTCCTACCTGCCGGCCAGAGGCACCGTGGGAACGCCGCGTGACGCCGCCAGGTGTCGATCCGG CTGTGTGGTTTGTCAGCACAACGGGCAGCTACTTTCAGAGAGAGCCGAGAGGTACGAGATGGACGAGGCCTCGGAGGGCG AGAGCGACGGTGCGTGGAGGACAATCCGAGGGAAGTTCTTGGCTATAAACGCTGCCAGTATGAGCTGTGCTTGTCCTCGCAGCCCCAAAGGCCTCTCACCTGCTGCTCACCTGGCCGACGGCACCACCGACCTCATCCTGGTCCGAAAGTGTTCCCGCTTCGACTTCCTGAGGCACCTCCTCCGACACACCAGCAAGGACGACCAG TTTGACCTGACTTTCGTCGAGGTCCACCGGGTGCGGCGTTTCCGCTTCACACCACGTCACTGCCAGAGCGACTCGGACCTGGAGCTGGACCTGCGGGAGAGCGGCAAACGGCAGATCTTCAGCCAGATCTGTCGGGACCATCCGGCTTGCGGCTGCACCCCCGCCTACAGCAGCTGGAACTGCGACGGCGAGATCCTGAACCACACAGCCATCGACGTCAG AGTGCACTGCCAGTTGATCAAACTGTTTGCACGAGGGATCGAAGAACCGACGGTGTTCGAAGATCTCACCAACCCCTGTGCAATATAG
- the cdhr5b gene encoding cadherin-related family member 5: MTNVNDNPPVFEQDVYHVNVNEMSPVDTSVGTYAATDLDGQPLYYTLTSDTPDAFKLSSPTSPTIRVQTPLDYDKVKNVQLVLYAQDTPLAPANTEPSFTASTTIMVTIVDVDNRPPWFQPCTQYEIGGVLICQSSGYTGRVNLNELETGALTLKPGPVYAIDGDSGINEEMTYSFLSGDTSGLFEINPNTGNISMLRPATVLETISLTVLARQKINSYQVSSTTVTVSVQVKSLHPPKFQRPQYEGSVTAMGTMVMDLTIKDKPLLIFATDDDYTTTGGLNPHITYSIKDGSDFTIIDGYLFMTKDLPESTLHLQVVATDTTNDDSATAELLVKVTSAIIPSGGYGPGDMAAVGATLGVLLFICLVVIVVLIFNIQRGKADWKKIYETSMFRSSLGQASGGQKEGIQYTNNAFQNDDDSDSTGSGSFRTGEPRKTAENFLRYEEIVKSSAPPHDDNASQASSDKDSEKEVKPILTKERRMDEGYKSVWFKEDIDPNAKEEVVIIPDSRESDSDSDEEDDEQPSSSRDDDDPRVVFNDADLDSGLGVKIEDPAEDSEDDRSLTADL; encoded by the exons ATGACCAATGTGAATGATAATCCTCCAGTCTTTGAGCAGGACGTCTACCATGTCAATGTCAATGAG ATGTCTCCTGTAGACACAAGTGTGGGCACCTACGCCGCCACAGATTTAGATGGGCAACCACTCTACTACACACTGACGTCTGACACACCT GATGCCTTCAAACTGAGTTCCCCTACCAGCCCAACTATCCGTGTTCAGACACCTCTCGACTACGACAAAGTCAAAAATGTCCAACTGGTCTTGTATGCTCAG gacACTCCATTGGCACCAGCCAATACAGAGCCTTCGTTCACTGCCTCCACCACCATCATGGTTACCATCGTAGACGTGGACAACAGACCACCGTGGTTCCAACCCTGCACACAGTACGAAATTGGGGGCGTTTTGATTTGTCAGAGCTCCGGCTACACTGGCAGGGTCAACTTAAATGAACTAGAG actGGAGCATTAACCCTGAAACCAGGACCAGTTTACGCCATCGACGGGGACTCTGGGATAAATGAGGAGATGACGTACTCGTTCCTGAGCG gaGATACCAGCGGACTGTTTGAGATCAACCCGAACACGGGGAACATCAGCATGCTGAGGCCAGCCACCGTGTTGGAGACAATCAGTCTGACAGTCCTG GCTCGTCAGAAGATAAACAGTTATCAGGTCTCCAGCACCACCGTCACAGTCAGTGTTCAGGTGAAGAGTCTCCACCCTCCGAAGTTTCAGAGGCCTCAGTACGAAGGCAGCGTCACTGCAATGGGCACCATGGTGATGGATCTGACGATCAAGGACAAGCCCTTGCTGATCTTCGCCACGGATGATGACTACACGACCACTGGG GGTTTAAATCCTCACATCACTTACAGCATCAAAGACGGCAGTGATTTCACCATCATTGATGGCTATTTATTCATGACTAAGGATCTGCCAGAGAGTACATTACATCTGCAA GTGGTGGCAACAGACACGACTAATGATGATTCAGCTACAGCTGAGCTCTTAGTGAAAGTGACATCAG cgATCATACCGTCAGGTGGTTACGGGCCGGGCGACATGGCAGCGGTCGGTGCAACGCTGGGCGTCCTGTTGTTCATCTGTCTGGTGGTCATCGTAGTGCTCATCTTTAACATTCAGAGGGGGAAAGCAGATTGGAAGAAAATCTATGAAACCAGCATGTTCCGAAGCTCT CTGGGTCAAGCTTCGGGCGGGCAGAAGGAGGGCATCCAGTACACCAACAACGCTTTCCAGAACGACGACGACAGTGACAGCACTGGGTCCGGCAGCTTCAGGACCGGAGAGCCACGGAAAACAGCAGAGAACTTCCTGCGCTACGAGGAAATCGTGAAGTCTTCAGCGCCGCCGCATGACGACAACGCCAGCCAGGCGAGCTCAGACAAGGACAGTGAGAAGGAAGTAAAACCCATCCTGACCAAGGAGAGACGCATGGACGAGGGATACAAGTCAGTCTGGTTTAAGGAGGACATTGACCCTAACGCCAAGGAGGAGGTCGTCATCATcccagacagcagagagagcgACAGCGACAGCGACGAAGAAGACGATGAGCAGCcatccagcagcagagacgACGACGACCCGCGGGTTGTCTTCAATGATGCAGATCTGGACAGCGGACTCGGGGTGAAGAT